The proteins below are encoded in one region of Flavobacterium sp. IMCC34852:
- a CDS encoding T9SS sorting signal type C domain-containing protein, with amino-acid sequence MKKILLLLIVILNFSYKASAQCTISGSPNVNSSTVSCSSFSACTVIYVGDGVNPTNLVMNQNLNFGCLGPIQFVIRNNANIDFSSGNYDLSLPAGSSIVVESGGNIGAGSNCSASDLIKIGSIKVASCNGGGGAITDFPTLVSGGGYNVAIASATSICGSGTSTITASKNPAPTSSTTFKFYTVASGGTAVYTTTTNTSPYTVTYTTPVLSATTNYYVEAITNSNGDTTPRKLVTVTVNTIPTTPTVTVTHPTCSLATGTITVNSPTAGGMTYSINGSTYTNTSGVFSGLSAGSYNVTAKSAAGCISSVAVATVNPQPTIPVQPTLGSLTQPTCNVATGSFVITNYNASYFYSVTPSAGVLISGATVTAPAGTYTVTATLLPCSSIESSSITISSQPSNTWNGSVWSNGVPTLGQRLVFSGNYSSTGNVSGCSCQVTSGTVVFNAGHTLTIAHEVTVNPGGLLTFEDTASLVQINDTSVNSGNITYKRNTTPMKLYDYGYWSSPVSNATLSQLAGDSYFYSFSPITNSYVYHTAATNMALGVGYLSRTPENLIYNPTLILQSTFVGTPNNGVISTPIIKSTATNNLIGNPYPSAIDIDLFLTDPANSGIVNGTIFLWTHNTAITNNNYSVNDYAKYNLTGGVATASAALSGGAVPTGKVAAGQGFFIEANTALANGTYSATFKNSMRISGNNNQFFRTSNSNTVNSNDGGSVSQSLEKHRVWLSVSNNEGAYNEMLVGYIQNATNDFDALFDGKTTVVGNPVSIYTTVGTTDLAIQGKALPFSTEDVVPFGYATTFDGELTISLEKFDGLFDNQNIYLLDKSTGLYHDLKAGNYNFTTLSGTFNDRFELRFDNQALGIDTNTVFNNDVKVVSNNQGLSVYCASTPINKVEVFDVLGKLLFSQNNLETNAFEAIQWQGVSQMLLVKVTLENGQTHTKKTLIQ; translated from the coding sequence ATGAAAAAGATTTTGCTGCTATTAATTGTTATTTTAAATTTTTCCTATAAAGCCTCCGCTCAATGTACTATTTCAGGCTCACCTAATGTGAATTCAAGTACAGTTTCTTGCAGTTCTTTTAGTGCTTGTACTGTTATCTATGTTGGTGACGGTGTGAATCCTACCAATTTGGTAATGAACCAAAATTTAAATTTTGGTTGTTTAGGACCAATTCAATTTGTGATCAGAAACAATGCAAATATTGATTTCTCCTCCGGAAACTACGATTTATCTCTTCCCGCCGGATCTTCAATTGTTGTTGAATCTGGTGGAAACATAGGAGCCGGAAGTAATTGTAGTGCTTCGGATTTGATTAAAATTGGTAGTATTAAAGTAGCTTCTTGTAATGGTGGCGGTGGTGCCATAACCGACTTTCCTACCTTAGTTTCAGGTGGAGGTTATAATGTTGCTATTGCTTCTGCCACTTCAATTTGCGGATCGGGAACTTCAACAATAACAGCTTCTAAAAATCCGGCACCAACATCATCTACCACATTTAAATTTTACACTGTGGCTTCAGGCGGTACTGCGGTTTACACCACTACTACTAATACAAGTCCGTATACAGTAACTTATACCACACCGGTTTTATCTGCTACAACAAATTACTATGTTGAAGCCATTACTAATTCTAACGGTGATACTACTCCGAGAAAGTTGGTTACCGTTACCGTAAATACTATCCCAACGACACCAACCGTAACGGTGACTCACCCTACTTGTAGTTTAGCGACAGGAACAATCACTGTAAATAGCCCAACTGCCGGCGGTATGACTTATAGTATTAACGGTTCTACTTATACCAATACGTCAGGCGTTTTTAGTGGTTTGTCTGCCGGAAGTTATAATGTAACAGCAAAAAGTGCAGCCGGTTGTATCTCATCAGTTGCTGTTGCAACAGTAAATCCCCAACCGACAATACCGGTGCAACCCACGCTTGGTAGTTTGACCCAACCAACTTGTAATGTTGCTACCGGGAGTTTTGTAATCACCAATTATAATGCTTCCTACTTTTATTCAGTAACTCCATCAGCAGGTGTTTTAATTTCAGGTGCTACTGTAACTGCGCCGGCCGGAACTTATACCGTTACGGCAACCTTATTGCCTTGTAGTTCAATTGAATCGAGTAGTATTACAATTTCATCTCAACCAAGTAATACTTGGAATGGTTCTGTATGGTCTAACGGCGTTCCTACATTAGGACAAAGATTAGTATTTTCAGGAAATTATTCTTCTACCGGAAATGTATCAGGATGTTCCTGTCAAGTAACTTCGGGTACAGTGGTTTTCAATGCCGGACATACTTTGACTATTGCTCATGAAGTTACAGTAAACCCCGGCGGATTATTAACTTTTGAAGACACTGCAAGTTTGGTTCAAATTAATGACACTTCAGTAAATTCAGGAAATATTACTTATAAAAGAAATACAACTCCAATGAAGCTTTATGATTATGGTTATTGGTCTTCACCAGTGAGCAATGCCACACTAAGTCAATTGGCCGGAGATTCTTATTTCTATTCATTTAGCCCAATTACTAATAGTTATGTTTATCATACCGCAGCAACCAATATGGCTCTTGGGGTAGGTTACCTTTCCAGAACACCGGAAAATTTAATTTATAATCCGACTTTGATTTTGCAGTCTACTTTTGTTGGTACGCCTAACAATGGTGTAATTTCTACTCCGATTATCAAATCAACGGCTACCAATAATTTGATTGGAAATCCTTATCCATCTGCAATTGATATAGATTTGTTTTTAACAGATCCGGCGAATTCCGGAATAGTAAACGGAACTATTTTCCTTTGGACACACAACACAGCCATTACCAATAATAATTATTCAGTGAATGATTATGCCAAATACAATTTAACCGGTGGTGTAGCAACGGCTTCAGCAGCCTTAAGTGGCGGAGCTGTGCCAACCGGTAAAGTAGCAGCCGGACAAGGCTTTTTTATCGAGGCCAATACAGCTTTAGCCAACGGAACTTATTCGGCTACTTTTAAAAATTCGATGAGAATTTCAGGAAATAACAATCAGTTTTTCAGAACAAGCAATAGCAATACGGTAAATAGTAATGATGGTGGTTCAGTTTCTCAGTCTTTAGAAAAACACAGGGTTTGGCTTTCTGTTAGTAATAATGAAGGTGCATATAACGAAATGTTGGTAGGATATATCCAAAATGCCACTAACGATTTTGATGCGCTTTTTGACGGAAAAACCACTGTGGTAGGCAATCCGGTTTCAATTTATACCACTGTCGGAACAACAGATTTAGCTATTCAAGGGAAAGCTTTACCTTTTTCGACAGAAGATGTGGTGCCTTTCGGATATGCAACAACTTTTGATGGTGAATTAACCATCAGTTTAGAGAAATTTGACGGTTTATTTGATAATCAAAACATATATTTGTTAGATAAATCAACCGGACTGTATCACGATTTAAAAGCAGGAAATTACAATTTCACAACACTTAGCGGTACTTTTAATGACCGATTTGAATTAAGATTTGACAACCAAGCTTTGGGAATTGATACGAATACAGTTTTTAATAATGATGTCAAAGTAGTTTCAAATAATCAAGGATTATCGGTTTATTGTGCATCAACTCCAATAAACAAAGTAGAAGTATTTGATGTTTTGGGCAAACTTTTATTCAGCCAAAACAATTTAGAAACCAATGCTTTTGAAGCCATTCAATGGCAAGGTGTGTCTCAAATGTTGTTGGTAAAAGTTACTTTAGAAAACGGGCAAACGCATACAAAGAAAACGTTGATACAATAA